Genomic DNA from Bacteroidales bacterium:
AAGAAACTTTTCCCTGTCACGCCTGCTTTTGAATATATCTTTCCGTTCATTACCACGGGAAGTCACATGATAAAAGGCGCCGGGGTAGGTTATTCTCAAGGGACGAGCCATTATCGATCCTTTTATATACAGCTAATGTGATAACAAATCTTATAGCCCTTTACCATAGAAATTTTTGGTTTTTTATTCATTCAGAAACTCCTATTTCTCTTGGGCAATTTTAAGTCAATTTTCTCTGCATTTATGCACGCGCATCACGATTCATGGTAAAGAGCCATCAGTTGACCCCCCGTCGACAACTATTATTTCATAGGGTAGATGGATGTTATTATTGCGTACGCTTTCAATAGCCTTCTCTAAAAAAGGCTTGCGATTATACGAACCCAAAACTACTGATATATCGGCCTTCATCCTTTAAATCTCCACTCAATCCATTTCATTACATGCTAACTTATCTATTGATCAAATATGGCACCATCTGGTCATCAATCTTAAATACTGAAAATAATAATACAAATTGGGTTAAACTTTGAGTAAAACCTAATATGCCGCCCCCAGCAAACCACCCCAAGATCATAAACATAAAAAGTCCTAACGCTATTGACGTTTTGATAAATACAATATTACGCTGAGATTTTCTTAAATCAAACCACATTATTAGAAGTTTGATTAATACTAATACGACAATATATATTAAGAATATTACCATGTATAATCCATACAAAGACCACGCTGCCGCAAAACTGTTATGTATTGCTTTCGATTGCCCTTCAACATAGTATTTATCAGGATTATTCAAACCACTTCCCCAGAATCTATCAATGTTTTTAAAAAATGTTTGTGTTGTAATTACTGATTGGAGCACATGTCCAGAATCAGTGTATTCACTTCCGTAACCCAATTCTCCATATTTAATGAAATAACTGAAAGCAGCCAAATAGCGAAATGTATAATCTCTAATGGTATTTGTTGAAACAAAGTTGAGCATTATTATAGCAATAAGCACAGCAGATAAAAAAATGGGGACCAATCTTTTTAGATAATTTATACCAGAAACTCTAAATACATAGAAAAACAATGCCACATCAATTATTATGCTTAGCATCAAGGCTGACCTTCTGTATGACAATATAAGCACCAAAAAATAAATAATTGAAATAATTAGATGCTTTTTTACTTTTGTATCGAAATATAAACCCAAAAAAGAGCAATGAAATAACGACATCCATATTAATGTGTCACCTTGCAAGATGGTTGCGGAACGATTAAGTGTTATCATAGTCATGCCATTGCCAGTGAAGAAAAATGCAAGAGCTTGAATTGCTTTTAGTAATGATATTATACTTCCCCAATAGAATATTTTCGTTATAATCAGTGTAAATACATCTTTCCGTAAAAAAGTTATAGCATATAAAAACATTAAGTATATATATAATCTTTTTACAGTACAACTACCAAGGTAATGCCTAAACTCAAAGTTATTGTTGGGATTAATCAAGCTTACAATAACTACGATACAACTAACTACAAAAAAACCCACATAAAAGTTATCAATTACATAATATCCTTTGAGCATAAACAACATATAGACGGATAGCAGTATTACAACCCCCTCAAACTTTGTAAAATTCTTAATTAGAAATTTGCTACTAAAGAAAGTTTGTAATATGGTAGGACCAACATCCCTTGTTGCATAGACATCATATGGTGCCCAGATTTGGGCTATCCAAAATAGAATTATTAAGATATAAAAGGCAAGATTCAGCCTATGATTAACAAGGTGTTTCAGGTCTAAAAAATTATCTCTATCCATAATCTCTTCTAAAAAAATATCCGGAATTTGGCCAATTAATTGTGAGATGAACCTGACTCTTTTGCTTTTATCGCCTTTTTATAAGCATCAATAAAAGGTTCAATGTAATTTTGAT
This window encodes:
- a CDS encoding glycosyltransferase gives rise to the protein MKADISVVLGSYNRKPFLEKAIESVRNNNIHLPYEIIVVDGGSTDGSLP